Sequence from the Verrucomicrobiota bacterium genome:
AAAAACCAGTGCAGACGCTGCGCCGAAAACCCGGCCCAACTCCGCTTCCGGGATATGGCCTGAAAACTCGATATGGCCGGCAATTCCCAGGGTCTCACCCAGAAGTTGTAATTGCTCCTGCCGCTCGGAATCACTGCCCGTCAGGACCAGGCGCCACGCCTCCGGGCCCAACTCACGCACGTACAATTGATACGCCAGGAGCAGAACTTCATGGTTCTTGTGGGGCCAGAAATTCGCCGGATAGAAGAAATACCCCGGCGGTTCCGCCGGCCCCGGCAGGTGCACGGCTCCAAAACGGTCGTGGATGGGCAGGTAAGTCCGGAAGATCTTCTCACGGGGCACCTTATAGTGCTCCTGCAACTGGCGGCCGGTGAAGTCGGAGATGACTTGAAACCGGTCAGCCGAGATCACCATCTGCGAGAAGTAGCGTTCCCGCCATTCTATTTCCTGGTACGGCAAAGACGCCGGGTAGTCCCGGTGAAGCAAGTCTACTACCATGGAGACAGTCGGCAGCCCGGAGTGCGGGAAGCGTACCATGCCGAACGGCGCATAAAAGACGTCAAACCGGCGCCCGCGAAAAAATGCCTCCGGCAAATCCCCTTGCGCGCCCGGATGATCAAGGCAAAGGTTCTCCGCTTTAGCCCCCAGCCAGGCGAGGGCCTCTTTTTCCGTAGATGAATTGGTAATCAGGAAAAGGGAGAACCGCGGCCGGCGGCTACTCGCTAACCCCTTGAGGAATTCCGCGATGGCCGGCTTAACGCCGCCGTTGGCGCCGCCGGGCCTGAGTGGAGTCAAATCAACGATCAGTTGGACTGCATTCCCCTTAAACATCGTACACGACTCTCACAAGCCTGAAGCCCGAAGCGCTTCAGGACGAGCCAAATGAATGGCCCAAGCGACTCTTGGCATTCTGTCAGCGTGGCGTCAAGCCCGCGCTCATTCGCGGGCAGCGATCCCACCCTGAGTACAGGTCTGACGGTGGAGAGAGGTGTTGGCTTCTCGAGCGAGCAACCCGCGCAGGAAGACCAGCCGGACCGCTAGTTTTTCGACCGCGTCAAGGTGCGCACGTAAAACCTCGGGGGTCAAGGCGGTATTGGGCAAGCCGCCAGGTAAATCGGTTCCATCATCGTGCTGGCCGCCTTTTCCTTCGATGGCCAAGCGCCGTTGCTCGGCCAGGATGGTACGTTCGAGCGACTGGCGGATCGCCGGAATCAAACGGACGAGTTCGTCGACCTCCGCCGTCGCCGCCAAGAGATCCCGGTGCTTACGCTGCCGGCCCGTTAACCAGCCCAAAACCGCCAGGGGGCCGCGGGACGAAAGCCCCTTAAGGTTATCCAGACATTGATTGCAGGTGCCGATGACGAGCATGCGCCACTGCTCAGAGGCAAGGGCATAGGCCTGCTCGCTTTCGTTTCGCAGGATGATCTGCTCTTGTAATGCCTGCTCGCTTTCCTGGCGCCGGCTGATTTGCTCTCGCAGTTCGACGTCAGCCTTTCCCAGCAGCGCCAGCCGGTCACTGGCATCGCGCTCAAGCTGAATCAACTTGGATCCGGCTTGCTCCAGCAGCGCCAGCCGGTCACTGGCCTCACGTTCGAGCTCGATCAGCCTGGACTCGGCCTCATGCAGGAGCTGCAGACGCGCATCGGCGTCGTGCTCACGAGCCCTGCAGTGCTCATGCAGCGCTCGATTTGTATCAAACAAGGTGATCAACGCCGCCGCGACCGGGGGCGGCTCCGGCTTTGCCTGAGAACGGGTGCCGGAAGGACCCGCAGCGGCGGAAAGGGTTATATCGTGCTGCGGGAAAGCCGAGGGCTGTTCAGTGATCGCGGCATAACCGGCGGCATCAAGGAGAGCGCGAAGGGCAGGGGCCGGAAACAGAAACAGGTGCTCGTCCGGCATCAGCATCTTCAAAAAAGGGTGATCACTCGTCCGTAACGCCTCGTAGCTGGCGCCCGCCGGGATGAGCGGCGTCTGTAACAGGATCCGGCCGTCCCCCTTGAGGACCTTGCGGCAGAGTTGCAGCGTGCCGAGCGGATCCTCCAGATGTTCCAGCACATCGAACGCGAGCACCAGGTCGTACGTTCGCGGATCGATCTTCTGATGCGACAATTGTCCCACGAATACCGGGATCTCGTAATGACGACGGGCAAAGTCGGCCAGCCAGGGGCTCAGCTCAAGCCCCGCCGCATCGAAGCCGGCTTGGCGCAGCAGGTACACAAAGCCACCGTGCCCGCAGCCGAGCTCAAGAGCCTTCCCCGAACTCAGACCGAGATCATAGACCAAACGGAGCCAGTGCGGGTATCGGTCGATGAAGTCGGTATGCGCCCGCGTCCGGAGGTCCGGAAGTCCAAGCTGGTCCCTCTGGTGTTCAAACCAGTAATTCCTGCCGTAAAAGTCCTCCTCTTCATCTTCGACCTTGTCGTACCGGCGCCGGACGCGACCCTCAGAAAGGAGGGTGCGACATCGGCTGCATTGCCGGTAGCCCGGCGCGAAATCCTGCAGGTCGGCGAAGCCGCACCAGCAAGGTAGCGGAAAACTTTCTAGCACCTAATTATAGTCTGGTGATTACCCGGATTTGCAATCGAATCCTCTTTCACCCACGATTCTGCACTTCGGTCCGAACGGTTTGTGACCAGGAAAATCGTCGCTGCCGCCTGCCGGATTGCGGCCGGCCACTCACGGAACGACATGCCCATGAGTTCGTTTTCCAACAACGGTGTATAATTGTTCGATCTTACCATTATACATTTGCGTATGATACTTGACCTGGACATCTTCGAATCCAAGTACACCGAGAGCGCGCATGGCCCACCCGGGACGGACATCCCACCAAGCGTCTTTCGGCTCGACCGTTGTTGAGTCTGGAAGAAAGCCAAGGACTGGTTCCGTCGCCGCCTGGCCTTGGGCACGCAGGGGCTCGGTGATGATCGCCGTATGCTTAGCTAATCTGAGTCCGCTCTGCAGCGCAAGGAACGGGTCTCTTAAATGAATCAGAATTGAGCCGTAAACTACAATGTCCACAGGCCCAATCGCGCCGGGAATAGCATAAACGTTTCCATATACAACCTGTGCCTTTGAATTGAAAAGCCCGTGTGCAAACCAGTAGGCGTTATTAAGTCTTCGAATAATCGCCTTCCTTTCCTCGGATATATGTTCGAAGTCCGCCCACTTCGCAAAGGGAACCATGTCCCAACTTCCGCACTCATCAAGATCAAAAGAGACAATTTCTGCCCCTTGTTGTTCCATATAGAAGCTCAGCGCTCCGCCGGCGCAACCTACATCTAACACACGGTTTCCTTCAAAGTCTACACCGCCAAGGTAACTTCTGAGATCATGCAGATACCAACTGCCGTCGATCCTCCCGAGGCGCGGAAGGTCAATCGTGTGGTAAAAATAACAGTCGTTTAAGTCGAGTACGCGACGCGGTTCAGCATAAATTGACATAACACCCTGATAGTCGGGTTAACAGGATCCTCAAACGGCGTTTATCCTCAGCACATCTTACGTCCTTGAGCAAGGTTCCAGCGAGATAGACGCACGCAACGGTTTGCCGCGCAGGCTTGGACCTTCAAGGTGATGAAGGAGAAGGAGTTGAAATTTGGCTGGGCCTCGCCCTCTTGGCCGAAGCGTCGGCGCCAGAAAACGCCCCTGGTTATAAGACGGAACAATGGCGCTGGTACGGGTTAAGACGACGAAAAATGAGCTTTCCAGAACCGGCTGAAAAGCCTAAGCGAAAAGGGGGGTGCACGAAAAGGCTGGCAAGAACGCCGGTCGTCGTGAGAAAAGGGGATTACCGATAATTTCCATAACAAAATCGCCGCTTAGCCCGGAGCACGCCATGGCATTCCCACTGAGAATCATTCGAAAAAACCGCGTTTCCGCGGCTTGCGTCTGCGCCTTGCTGGCCGGCTTGATATTCGCGGGCCAGGCGATGGCTTCGCTCGCCCGGACGATGAGCCTGGAGCAAATCTGCAAATCTGCAGAAATCATCGCCGACGTCACGGTTCAGAACGTGCAATCCTATTGGGCAACGCCAGCCGGGACAAAGGCAATCCGGACCCGCGTAAGTTTTCTCGTTCTTAAAAGCATCAAAGGGAATCCCGGCGGGAGCCTCACGCTTGATTTCCTTGGGGGCGAGATCGACGGGCGCGGGCTGAAGGTACCCGATGTGCCGCAGTTTTCACCCGGGGAACGCTACATCCTCTTTTGTGCGGGACCCGGCAAGGCGTTGGTCTGTCCGGTGCTGGGCCTTACTCAAGGGGCCATGCGCGTCGTGCACGACAATGAGAGCAATGTGGATCGCGTGTATCGACACTGGGGCCAGCCGGTCAACGGGACTGAAAAGTTCGAAACCAGGGTACCGGCCATGACGGGAGTGACCACCCGAGACTACCTGCGTTCGGCGGATACGGTTGACCAGTTCCTGGAACGGGTGCGGCAGGCCGCGAGCCAATAGATTATTCCCATGAAGCGGCTTTTTCTCATCGCCCTGGCGGTTTCGGCAGCGCTGGCCTGTCCGGTAGAAGGATACGTCCTCGAGGACATCGTCTGGGCCACGCCGAACCCGACCATCTACGATAACCTGACGGCTTCCGAGGCGAAACTCGGGGCCAACCTCGCCACCTTCCCCCTGCAGGATGGGTCGTTGAGCTACGACCAGGTCTTCGACAACGCTGTGGCTGACTGGAATTCTTACCTGCAGAACCTGCAGATTCAGGCGGTTGACGGAACCGATCCGAACGGGACCAACTCGAGCAACAGCCTGTCT
This genomic interval carries:
- a CDS encoding methyltransferase domain-containing protein translates to MLESFPLPCWCGFADLQDFAPGYRQCSRCRTLLSEGRVRRRYDKVEDEEEDFYGRNYWFEHQRDQLGLPDLRTRAHTDFIDRYPHWLRLVYDLGLSSGKALELGCGHGGFVYLLRQAGFDAAGLELSPWLADFARRHYEIPVFVGQLSHQKIDPRTYDLVLAFDVLEHLEDPLGTLQLCRKVLKGDGRILLQTPLIPAGASYEALRTSDHPFLKMLMPDEHLFLFPAPALRALLDAAGYAAITEQPSAFPQHDITLSAAAGPSGTRSQAKPEPPPVAAALITLFDTNRALHEHCRAREHDADARLQLLHEAESRLIELEREASDRLALLEQAGSKLIQLERDASDRLALLGKADVELREQISRRQESEQALQEQIILRNESEQAYALASEQWRMLVIGTCNQCLDNLKGLSSRGPLAVLGWLTGRQRKHRDLLAATAEVDELVRLIPAIRQSLERTILAEQRRLAIEGKGGQHDDGTDLPGGLPNTALTPEVLRAHLDAVEKLAVRLVFLRGLLAREANTSLHRQTCTQGGIAARE
- a CDS encoding methyltransferase domain-containing protein → MSIYAEPRRVLDLNDCYFYHTIDLPRLGRIDGSWYLHDLRSYLGGVDFEGNRVLDVGCAGGALSFYMEQQGAEIVSFDLDECGSWDMVPFAKWADFEHISEERKAIIRRLNNAYWFAHGLFNSKAQVVYGNVYAIPGAIGPVDIVVYGSILIHLRDPFLALQSGLRLAKHTAIITEPLRAQGQAATEPVLGFLPDSTTVEPKDAWWDVRPGWAMRALGVLGFEDVQVKYHTQMYNGKIEQLYTVVGKRTHGHVVP
- a CDS encoding glycosyltransferase family 4 protein, producing MTPLRPGGANGGVKPAIAEFLKGLASSRRPRFSLFLITNSSTEKEALAWLGAKAENLCLDHPGAQGDLPEAFFRGRRFDVFYAPFGMVRFPHSGLPTVSMVVDLLHRDYPASLPYQEIEWRERYFSQMVISADRFQVISDFTGRQLQEHYKVPREKIFRTYLPIHDRFGAVHLPGPAEPPGYFFYPANFWPHKNHEVLLLAYQLYVRELGPEAWRLVLTGSDSERQEQLQLLGETLGIAGHIEFSGHIPEAELGRVFGAASALVFPSLHEGFGIPPLEAMRFDVPVIASESGSLGEVVGDAALTVDPRKPLLLAEAMCRLTRSPELQQVLREKGRRRIAEFSFSTELSRLTGALVEAANKGERHTDSPKVAHRLGRWRARQLTAGRALAGRAYRFLRDRV